Proteins found in one Danaus plexippus chromosome 3 unlocalized genomic scaffold, MEX_DaPlex mxdp_25, whole genome shotgun sequence genomic segment:
- the LOC116767121 gene encoding cytochrome P450 6B5-like, producing the protein MVLYALLVTFLILFGYYYRTEKLNYWKKRNVVQINKNTWHFIFGKYSLSEFYKNMYDLFEAENFVGTFVGLKPVLIIKNPEDIKTVLQSDFQTFHSRGFKTNPKDDLAQNLLLIDNYTKWRLIRQKISPTFTSKKLKNMYNILERSSSDFVKYIEKNPHMKENPYKALHKFTSASISASVFGINPNTKNLIDSPLVDIIWNVADSFASFNFKLALANIFPKLHNFLNLKVFGAQKDVVVDAIKNILKYRRNTKERCHDFIDACIEMENEGVIKDNVTQYKLKVTPEFLGAQAYSLFFAGVDTVANSMHFTLLELSNNSEILKKVHDEIDNVFDNCEGSISLKDIMNLKYLDMVISESLRKYPPIGLMQRICANETFLSSNVKVDKGCVVIVPIYGIHRDPRHFPNPDKFDPERFSPQNRMNISKFCYIPFGEGNRMCLGARFAMIQMKSGLAWLLKHYTLRGYNYMPNCFEPSLFVIRDPKARYDLIVRNETVIS; encoded by the exons atggtCCTCTATGCATTATTAGTAAcgtttctaattttattcGGATATTATTACAGAACAGAGAAGCTAAATTACTGGAAGAAAAGAAATGTTGtgcaaataaacaaaaatacttggcattttatttttggtaaatattCACTGTctgagttttataaaaatatgtatgatcTCTTTGAAGCCGAAAATTTTGTTGGTACTTTCGTGGGCCTTAAACCAgtgcttataataaaaaatccagAGGATATTAAAACAGTGCTGCAAAGTGATTTTCAAACTTTTCATAGCCGAGGGTTCAAGACAAATCCTAAAGATGATTTAGCACAAAATTTGTTGCTAATCGATAACTACACAAAGTGGAGGCTTATAAGGCAGAAAATTTCCCCAACTTTTACATCGAAGaagttgaaaaatatgtacaatatcTTAGAACGATCTTCATCAGATTTCgtcaaatatattgaaaagaatCCTCACATGAAAGAGAACCCTTATAAAGCATTACATAAATTCACGTCAGCCTCGATCAGTGCATCAGTGTTTGGAATCAATCCGAATACCAAAAACCTCATAGATTCGCCATTGGTAGATATTATTTGGAATGTTGCAGATTCGTTTGCgtcattcaattttaaattagcacttgcaaatatatttcctaaGCTACacaactttttaaatcttaaagtcTTCGGTGCCCAAAAAGACGTTGTAGTTGATgcgatcaaaaatattttgaagtatCGGAGAAATACGAAGGAAAGATGCCATGATTTTATCGATGCATGCATTGAGATGGAAAATGAAGGCGTTATAAAAGACAACGTTACCCAATACAAGCTAAAAGTTACTCCAGAATTTTTAGGAGCTCAAGCATACTCTCTCTTTTTTGCCGGAGTTGACACAGTTGCAAACTCAATGCACTTTACATTATTAGAGTTGTCAAATAactctgaaatattaaaaaaggtcCATGACGAAATTGACAATGTATTCGATAATTGTGAAGGGAGCATTTCATTGAAAGATATTATGAATCTGAAATATTTGGATATGGTTATTAGCGAatctttaagaaaatatcCTCCAATTGGATTAATGCAACGAATATGTGCTAATGAAACTTTTTTATCCAGTAATGTTAAAGTAGATAAAGGTTGCGTAGTAATTGTTCCTATTTATGGAATACATAGAGATCCAAGACATTTCCCTAATCCAGACAAGTTCGATCCCGAAAGATTCTCACCCCAAAATCGTATGAATAtctcaaaattttgttatattccaTTTGGTGAAGGAAATCGGATGTGTCTAG GAGCAAGGTTCGCAATGATTCAAATGAAAAGTGGACTTGCATGGCTTCTTAAACATTATACTTTAAGGGGATATAACTACATGCCAAATTGTTTCGAGCCAAGTCTCTTTGTTATTCGAGATCCAAAAGCACGATACGATTTAATTGTTAGAAACGAAACTGTAATTAGTTAA